DNA from Megachile rotundata isolate GNS110a chromosome 8, iyMegRotu1, whole genome shotgun sequence:
TCGCGGGAGATCCAACGAGGTGTTACCAGAGGAGTTTGTCTGAGACGGGAGGGTCCTGCAAGATTAAGTATTCGTGGGAGGTGATCGGCAGAGCTTCGCAAACGTCGCGCACGCTTTTGGAAAGTTTGATCGAAGGGAACTTCGACGAACCGAGCCAACCGTGTCGCGTGAAGTATTCATGGCAGATTATAGGAATCGCTACGCAAACTTGTGAAAGAGATTTCTCAGCTGAATATTCGCTTGCTCCGCTCTTGAGCGCCAGATCGCCGCGAATTCGGCGCGACGCTACCGATTCTACGAAACCCAGTACAGTTTTGAGAAACGGCAAGAGGTACATCGTGTTAAATAACCAGTGCACGCAAACGTTCGCTCATAAGGCGAATCAAAGCAACTTCTCTGAAATGCATGCAACGCATCTGTGATCGCTACCTGAAATCAAAATAATCGGGATCAGGATAAGACCGTGGAGAAGCGAAGATGAATAATTAACCAGGGTTACTCATTTTCTGATTCCTGTTTTATTCTGTTTCTATCGTGTCACCTTCCAACTAGTTTAAACGATTAAGTAAAAAATCTCTTGTCTTGTTGCGCGTGAACGATTGTAAATCATCGCGCTGAGAGAACAGAATACATGTTTGTCGTATTTTGTCAGCGAGGTTTTATTTGGCGGTGTACGCGTGTATTTCGATCGGTCACGCGACGAATTTAAGGTGGAACATCCGCAATTATCCGGCTAACAACGTATCAATTTTTGAAGAGATACTTTAGCCGGTCCTCGATAATGTTTTCACGGAATTGCGTAACAAACGTTAacgagaatgataaaaataaaagaccGATCGCCAGCGACAATCGTTATCCTGAACAACCCCTGCAGCCGCAATGAATACACTCCACTATTCTACCCTCTTCCAGTTTGCCTTTCGGTACTCGACAAATGCAGTTGGTTCCAAAATTCGTATCCCTAGTCTGGATGCAGCGTAAACAGCACAAGTTTTCGTATCCCACTTTCTTCCATTTGGCTATCAGGTTTTTGTCCGCTATGTTTTCATTCAAGCAATAATCGTATAATTCTGAAatgaagaaaaatgtaaaacataatTGGATTAACAAGGGAAATTAAAATAGTTATTCAGGGTAAAAACATAATGAGCAGGTGTAGACCATGAAATAGCCAATTACTTGGTTGACTAAGAATGGAAGCAGCTAACTAATTAGTTCAAGACACAGTTGACTAGCAGATTTAGCTAACCTTGATTAACTTTACTTTGTCGATCAGACTTCCACAGAGATGGGCAACACTGCGAAATACCAACAACAGTTAACAATTAAGGGACAAATGTATGCACCTATTTGTGATGCGAAACATGAGGAATTTAAATAAAGAGTAATTAAATGTGATAGAACTATACTACATATACTGTACCCTGATTTAATATTTAGCAATGCCAAAATCTATAACTGACCAGTATGTTTTTACCTTGAAACCTTgctatatttttacaattactcACCGC
Protein-coding regions in this window:
- the l(1)10Bb gene encoding BUD31-like protein, giving the protein MPKVRRSKKPPPDGWELIEPTLEELEQKMREAETEPHEGKRKQESLWPIFKIHHQKSRYIYDLYYRRKAISRELYDYCLNENIADKNLIAKWKKVGYENLCCLRCIQTRDTNFGTNCICRVPKGKLEEGRIVECIHCGCRGCSG